The genomic stretch GTTTCGTATATAATAGTTGGAGCTATGACGGTGATAATGGTATTTGCAGGTTCTCTTGCCGATTTTAAAACTATATGGGGAGCAGGAGATATGTTTATGGGATTTATGGCTTTACTCAATATTATTGTTATAGTGATACTCAATAAACCGGTATATTTACTGACTAAGCATTATGTAAGCAAATTGAAATATCATAAAGACCCTGTTTTTAATAAGAACTCCATTGAAGAGTTGTCTAATGATGATGCTGTAACTCAGTGGAATGAAAATATACAATAAAATTCTGATTTTTTGTTTTTTGGGTATTGACATTTTTTGAGTTTTTTGTATAATACTTAAATCTAATGACAAAATTTAGGGGCCAGTAGCTCAGTCGGTTAGAGCAGATGACTCATAATCATCGGGTCCGGGGTTCAAGTCCCTGCTGGCCCAATCCCCTTAATTTTTTTCCTTATTATATTTATTATTATCTCCTTTAATTTGACTTATAAGGTTAATTTTTTGGGGCTTAAAAAAGACACTTTATATCTTTCAGTGTCTTTTTTTATTTTTCTAAAATTATTATACTCTATTTAGCGTTACATTTCTTGTTACTATTAAACTGCCGCTTATATTTTCCGGAAGTTCTATATTTATAGATTCATTAGAATTAAATTTTATATAAAAATTATCTTCATTGAATTTCATATTATAATCATCTTTATCATAATCAGAACCCAAAGATATGCTATGACTTAATTTGCCTACTATTGGTGCTAATGTATTAACTGTAATATCTCCCTGTTCTGAGATAATAGCCTCTAAATCTATATCTAATTTTACGAAATTTTTAATTGTAGCTTTCCCTTTATAAACACCATTTCTATCTTTTAATAACATAAAATAATCTCCATACATAATATTTATATATTATATAATAACATTTTTTAGAAAAAAGACAAATTTTAATAAATGTCTATATTATCTAAAAGTATTAATTCTAACCTCACACCTTCCTCATTATGGATTTCATAAAAGCTGCAAAGGTTCAAAACTACTTGACAAGATTGAGTATGAAATTATTTACTTTTAAAATTATAAACATGATGTTTTACATGCTGTATAATTTATTATTTTAGTATATAAATACGCAGTCTTTCGCTGCCGAAGGCACATTCTTTATGCCAGCGTTATAAAAGAACTGGTGGTGCGGCACAATTATAAATAAAATTAGTTTTGAAACAAATCTATTATTTTATAATAAAAAAGAGCCTCTAAATGTAGAAGCCCTTTTTATTTTATAATGATATTAATAGAAATTATTTATCCAACTTTGCATAGAAGAACTTATGAGAGCCTAGAGGATCAAAAACAACATCTGATAATTTTTTACTAATCATAATAGGATCAGTATAAAAATAAATTGGTATTAATCCCATATCATTCATAAGTATATCTTCAGCTTCATGCATAGCTTTCATTCTTATATTCTGATCTATAGTAGACATAGCCAATTTTAATTTATCATCATAGGCCTTATTTGAATATCCTCCGTTATTTTGAACACTGTAGCTTAAAAATACTCCCAAAAAGCTCATAGGGTCATTATAATCAGCAATCCAGCCATGACGGGCTATAACAAAGTTTTTATGCTGTCTTGTATCTTGGAAAGTAGCCCACTCCTCCTGTGATATAGTGGAATCTATACCCAAACCTTCTTTCCACATCTGCTGTACGGCTTCAAATATCTGTATATGTTCTCCAGAATTGGATTTAAACTCTATTACTGGAAAACCTGCACCATTAGTGTATCCTGCCTCTTCCATAAGTTTTTTAGCCTCTTCAAGATTTTTTTGATAATCTTCAGGCTTTACACTATAATAATCACCGCCTACTTTTCTAAAATCAGCATCATCAATATCACTTACTCCGCTAGGAACCCAAGCACTTGCAGGAAGCTGTCCGCCTCTTGTTACCTGCTCTGTCAAATAGTTTCTATCTATTGCAAGTGTTAATGCTTTACGTACTCTCTCATCTTTTAATGCTTCATTTGTGATATTAAGGCAATAATAATATGTACCTAAGTATGGTGATATATGCATTAAACCTTCACTTTTTAAGTTTTCAATATCCTGAAGCGGAGGATTATTAGCAAAATGTATAGAGCCTTCTTTTATACCAGCAACTGCAGCAGTACCATTTTGCATAAGAATAAATACTAATTTTTCAGGTACTATACTTGATGAATTCCAGTAATTAGTATTTTTTGACATTATTAATCTGTCATCAGTTCTTCTTTCAGTCATTACAAAAGGACCGTTTCCTATATAAGTTTCAGGAGATAAAGTCCAGTTATCGCCGTTCTCTTCTATTATATCTTTTCTAATAGGGTAGAAAGTAGGAAATGCAGCAAGCTCTAAAAAATAAGCTGTAGGAGCATTTAATTTTACCTCCAAAGTATTTTCATCTATTGCTTTTACTCCCAATTCAGAAACTTCTTTTTTGCCGGAATTAATATCCATAGCATTTAATACAGGTTCAAACTGATAAGCATATTCACATGCTGTTACAGGGTCTACTGCTCTTTGCCAAGCATAAACAAAGTCTTCAGCAGTTACTTTTTTACCGTCTGACCATTTGGCATTATCTCTTATATGAAATGTATAAGTTAAACCATCTTCGCTTATATCCCAGCTTTCAGCAACACCGCCTACTATTTTATTATCCTTATCTCTTGTCGCTAATCCTTCAAAAGCATGCTGAATATAAATGCTTCCGTCAACTGTAGAGTTTAAAGCAGGGTCTATAGTTTTTGGTTCCGGACCAACATTGATATATATTGCTCCTTCATCAGTTTTACTTCCGCCGCATGATAATACAAATATCATTAGGGCAAAAGAGAGTATTAATAATAATTTACGCTTCATAATAATGTCCTATGATTTTTTTTATTTATATAAAATTATATTTTATATAATATATTAGTCAATGATTTTTTAAGTTAATATTAATATATTTAATATTTATAAAGATAATAGAATTATTTAAAAAATAGACGGAATTACAAATATTTATTAATTATTTTACATTATGCATAAAAAAGTTTATTTCAAATCTATTTTTAATATGAAGTCTATATATAATTAAATAAAATATAAAAGTTAAAGCCTTACATTGATATTATTTTTATTTAGATATTCTTTTAAATCTTTTATATCTATTTCTTTATAATGAAATAT from Brachyspira murdochii DSM 12563 encodes the following:
- a CDS encoding peptide ABC transporter substrate-binding protein, with the translated sequence MKRKLLLILSFALMIFVLSCGGSKTDEGAIYINVGPEPKTIDPALNSTVDGSIYIQHAFEGLATRDKDNKIVGGVAESWDISEDGLTYTFHIRDNAKWSDGKKVTAEDFVYAWQRAVDPVTACEYAYQFEPVLNAMDINSGKKEVSELGVKAIDENTLEVKLNAPTAYFLELAAFPTFYPIRKDIIEENGDNWTLSPETYIGNGPFVMTERRTDDRLIMSKNTNYWNSSSIVPEKLVFILMQNGTAAVAGIKEGSIHFANNPPLQDIENLKSEGLMHISPYLGTYYYCLNITNEALKDERVRKALTLAIDRNYLTEQVTRGGQLPASAWVPSGVSDIDDADFRKVGGDYYSVKPEDYQKNLEEAKKLMEEAGYTNGAGFPVIEFKSNSGEHIQIFEAVQQMWKEGLGIDSTISQEEWATFQDTRQHKNFVIARHGWIADYNDPMSFLGVFLSYSVQNNGGYSNKAYDDKLKLAMSTIDQNIRMKAMHEAEDILMNDMGLIPIYFYTDPIMISKKLSDVVFDPLGSHKFFYAKLDK